The Oncorhynchus nerka isolate Pitt River linkage group LG24, Oner_Uvic_2.0, whole genome shotgun sequence genome has a window encoding:
- the serpina10a gene encoding serpin peptidase inhibitor, clade A (alpha-1 antiproteinase, antitrypsin), member 10a, with amino-acid sequence MTSRLLPLLACIPLLAMPLLAQEPSAGEIQDLSTRNADFAARLYRAIASTTDDNVLLSPFTVSLGLAALMSGADGSTREQLLQGLSLNALDHLRIPELFQSVRDSMAQSGFVNQGIGILPRQQFKVDSTYRDVVQTKYGGNVQGLDYSDGAAKDTINQFFYTYTREQVKEVVSAIDPQTQMMLITAIFFQGQFSLTFNTSFTQDERFYVNKYKIAMVPMMFRSDKYHLAYDRSLKLGVLKLPMTGGAAMLVLLPDEDVDYTSIDEEITGERFQGWLKQLKRTRLEVQLPRFILEQSYSLQKVLPGLGISEVFQDSADFSGIGGETGLRLSEVVHKAAITVDETSSTGNVHATNIFASLPPRLTVNRPFLFLIYHQATSSILFMGRVIDPTKK; translated from the exons ATGACGTCCAGACTCCTCCCCCTCCTGGCGTGCATCCCACTCCTCGCCATGCCACTTTTGGCACAGGAGCCCAGCGCTGGGGAAATCCAGGACCTGAGCACCAGAAATGCTGACTTTGCCGCCCGGCTGTACCGTGCCATTGCTAGCACCACTGATGACAACGTCCTTCTCTCCCCATTCACCGTATCTCTGGGTTTAGCTGCATTGATGAGTGGCGCCGACGGCTCTACCCGCGAGCAACTCCTTCAGGGCCTGAGTCTGAATGCTCTCGACCACTTAAGGATCCCAG AACTGTTCCAGAGTGTCCGGGATAGCATGGCCCAGAGTGGGTTTGTGAACCAGGGTATCGGCATCCTTCCCCGCCAGCAGTTCAAAGTGGACTCGACCTACCGAGACGTTGTGCAGACCAAGTATGGAGGAAATGTCCAGGGGCTGGACTATAGCGACGGGGCTGCCAAGGACACCATCAACCAGTTTTTCTACACCTACACCAGGGAGCAGGTGAAGGAGGTGGTCAGCGCCATCGACCCCCAGACCCAGATGATGCTAATCACTGCCATTTTCTTTCAAG GCCAGTTTTCCCTCACCTTCAATACCAGCTTCACCCAGGACGAGCGCTTCTACGTGAACAAGTACAAAATTGCCATGGTCCCCATGATGTTCCGCTCCGACAAGTACCACCTGGCGTACGACCGCTCTCTCAAGCTGGGTGTCCTGAAACTGCCCATGACGGGCGGCGCCGCCATGCTGGTGCTTCTGCCCGACGAGGACGTGGACTACACGTCCATCGACGAGGAGATCACGGGAGAACGCTTCCAAGGCTGGCTCAAACAACTCAAGAGGAC AAGGCTGGAGGTGCAGCTGCCTAGATTTATACTGGAGCAGTCATACTCCCTGCAGAAGGTCCTGCCAGGCCTCGGGATCAGTGAGGTCTTCCAGGACAGCGCTGACTTCTCTGGCATCGGTGGGGAAACGGGCCTGAGGCTCtctgag GTTGTGCACAAAGCGGCCATCACCGTGGACGAGACCAGCAGTACCGGGAATGTTCATGCCACGAACATCTTCGCTAGTCTACCTCCTCGGCTCACCGTCAACCGGCCTTTCCTCTTCCTCATTTACCACCAGGCCACCAGCAGCATTCTCTTCATGGGCAGGGTGATCGACCCCACCAAGAAGTAA